AAGATAGCTGTTATTATTTCAAACTCTACACTGTTAACTGTCAACTGTTCACTGTTTTTAAGGGGCTGTAGCTCAGTTGGGAGAGCGCTTGAATGGCATTCAAGAGGTCGACGGTTCGATCCCGTTCAGCTCCACCAAATATTTCCTGAAAGATTTTGTGGAGAGCGTCCCGACTTCTCGGGATTAGCTCTACTTTAATCTTTTTTACACCGCTATTTCTAACGCTATCTTGTCATACCTTATGATAGGTGCTGTCTTATTATTTTCTGCTTTCTTTTCAATCAGTCCGATACGCTCCAAGTACTTCACGTCATCAACCACATTCTTAACATCCCTTTTTGCCATCCGTGCAAGTTCATTGAGTGAAGAAGGTTTTTTTATCTTGATGATGTGCAGGAGTTCAAGCCTTTTAGGGGTCATAACCTTTCTAAACGCTGTAAACGTGGTGAAGTAAACACCTGTTTCCTTCTTTACTTTTTCTCCTCTTGCAATAGCCTCGCCGGTCTTTACAAAATCATCAAGTGCTGTTTTTATGTCCTTAATGCCTATCTTGATTTTTTTTACTCTCATAGTTCACCTCTCTTGTATTTTTCAACATCATTATAAAAGTCATATGCCAATTTTCTAAGGCTGACAAATTTATAAGCCCCAGTCCTTTCTTTTACATGCCTGTGGTCTCCTTTGCCTTCTGCATTGTCATAGCCTATCACCCTTACTTCATTTACAACATAAACCAGTGAATATTTATAGCCATGCGGTTTGTCCTCTGTGGGTTCTGGTAATTTCCACATCTTAATCTCAATAGTGTTTTCAAGCTCATCTATAATTTTTTCAGACCTTATTAAATCCGCTTTCATTAATGGTATATTATACCTATGAGATAATTATGTCAACCATAACAGTTAATTGTATAGTTTTTGTATGTTTGACAAGGGAAAAGAAGGGATAACACCGGATAAGATGTTATCCCCTAAGTTTGAAATTCTCAAGCAGTATCAAGCACTATCTGACATCAGATGAAATACAGGCTTGGCTTGGAAATAAATGGCATTCAACAGGTCGTCCCGATCCCTCGGGATCAGTTCCGCTTTTTACGTTACTTATAAAATTCTTCAGGCAGGTTAAATTCAGGATATTTCTGCATTATTCTAATCATTATAACCTTAGCTAAAATTTCTGAAAATTCTCCTGATAGTTTTCTGTATTCCCGCAGAACTTCCCTTAGAATTATTTCCGGATCTCCTGAAATAGAGGTGACATTTTCATTAATATCTACAAAGAGATTTTTTATATGGCGGATTTTATTTACAGCTAAATCCCCGAACAGCTTCTTTTTGCTTTTAATTATTTCAGTAAGTAATTCTATGTAGATTTCCTCAGTTGTCATTTGAGAGATTTTATCCCTATATTTCCGGCGGCAATGAATGCAATTGCCCCTGCTGTAATAAGTATTCCCATTATAATCATAAGCGAACCTTCACTTATTAATCCGAATCCTGCGGCAAGCTCAAACCCTGCATGAAGAAAAACTGAAAAGAAAATGCCTGTAACCATCATCTTAATCATACGGCCGATACTTCCGCCGATTATTGGGATGACCCTGCTTAACATGACCATTGCAATTAGACTGCTTATCATGGCAATAATACCCGGAATGATCTCAGCATTTGATATCATAGCTTCCTCCTTTTTTCTGGATTTCCCTTCTCACAGACTACCACATATTGTCTCTGCGGTCAATAAAGATGAAGTTTTTTGTGTAAAACAGGGGCGTGCTACAGCGTGTTCAATAACTCTTTATACTCTTTGGGCGGGTCAATGATTTCCAGCCCCATGCTGTTTGTTAATCCGTGGGGCGGGGTTTTAAAGGACCATTTAACTTTGCAGTGGAGGTTTACTTTTTGACCTGAAGAAAGCTGAAATTTTAAATCAAATATCGTCCCGGGCTGAAAATCAATCATAGGATTTGTAGGCGCACTTATCATGTATATGCCTTCCTCTGAAAGATTTTCTAAATATCCTATATTATTTCCCTGACTTTCAGTGACAATCTCCGCTTTCAGCTTAATAACAATTCGCTTAGCGCGCCTTCTGTCGTCCATATTAATAATTCTACCACTATTATTAAATTTTTCAAAGGGGAATTTTCTTCAATGAAATTGATTTTAAACAATACCCTGTGTGATAATGAATAATGTTCATGAATATCGCACACTTTCAAAAACCAAGCAGGTACGCTGGCAGTGAGGTCAATATTATCCGTAAGGGTCAGGAGGCGCGGGTGAAGGCGGCTCTATGCTTTCCGGACACTTATGAAATCGGGATGTCTCATCTGGGGCTTAAGGTTTTATATTCAATAATAAACAATATCCCATATGCCTCTGCGGAAAGGGTCTTTGCGCCGTGGATTGATTATGAAAAATATCTGAGGCAGAAGGGGGAACTGCTCTCATCGCTTGAAAGCAGGAGGCCTTTAAAGGATTTTGATATTGTCGGTTTCAGCCTTCAATATGAACTCTCATATACAAATGTGCTAAATATGCTGGACCTTGGCGGAATTCCTGTCAGGGCGGAAGCCAGAGGCGATGAATATCCGCTTATAATTGCAGGCGGTCCGTGTGCGGCGAACCCTATGCCTCTTGCGCCGTTCATAGATGCGTTTGTCATAGGAGACGGGGAAGAGGCTGTAAAGGAAATTATAGATGTTTATGAAAGGGTCAGGGGACAGAGACAAAGAAAGGAATTCAGAATTCAGAATTCAGAATTCAGAAGTAAGGATGAATTATTAAAGGCGCTTTCGGAATTGGAGGGTGTTTATGTTCCGGCAGTGCACAAACCGGACAGGCGGAGAATAAAGAGAAGGATTGTTGAAAATCTTGATGAGGCGCATTTCCCTGAGGCGACTGTAGTGCCTTTTAACTCTATTGTGCATGACAGGATTGCCATAGAAGTGGCAAGGGGCTGCGCTGAAGGCTGCCGTTTTTGCCAGGCGGGAATAATTTACAGACCTGTAAGAGAGAGGAGTCCGGAAAAAATCCTATCGCTGGCCCATAAATTAATCGCAAACACAGGGTATGAAGAGGTCTCTTTTACATCGCTGAGCACAGGGGATTACAGCTGTCTTTTGCCTTTGATAAAGACATTTAACAGGGTATTTTTAAATCAGCGCATTGCTATATCACTGCCGTCATTAAGGGTAGGCTCTGTCAGCAGGGATGTGCTTGATGAAATAAAAAGCGTCAGAAAAACAGGCTTTACAATAGCGCCTGAGGCAGGAACAAAAAGACTCAGAAATGTAATCAACAAA
The window above is part of the Nitrospirota bacterium genome. Proteins encoded here:
- a CDS encoding PilZ domain-containing protein → MDDRRRAKRIVIKLKAEIVTESQGNNIGYLENLSEEGIYMISAPTNPMIDFQPGTIFDLKFQLSSGQKVNLHCKVKWSFKTPPHGLTNSMGLEIIDPPKEYKELLNTL